A part of Limihaloglobus sulfuriphilus genomic DNA contains:
- a CDS encoding sulfatase yields the protein MINKDRKENISRRTFMKSATAAAFAAPALFYPSNACGRAKASSPNIIFIHVDQMSLLDSIAAFGAEFTSTPAIDRIVRNGTSFMQSYSTDPVCCPARAGWWTGTYPSENGIVVNNTPCHQDTPDLSRLLQQAGYNTYYTGKWHVPGKNVRQLFHVIHEGSWWGELTDQEVTRSGRAFLRNYDDNKPFFLSLGYLNPHDICITPSIEYARAETVNGKKVPRYTKTGVLNDNEIPPLPTAHEYDRREPTIQIATHRGWIDNPKFSEWSDDLWRMHRYNYHRFIEMVDAEIGLLLDELEQSKWRDNTLIIFCSDHGEGMARHWGVGKSTFYEETVKVPFVVAALGDVLRVRKNVKDTEHLVSGIDFGRTVCDYAGADGAKLPHGRSLRSLVERGKSDGWREYVYAESSVYMHMVSDGRFKYIRSYEENEGFTGLPPSMQTHRMGVEQLFDLQEDPDEQHNLAYENASQPLLEKLRSVMDEKEAARIPLRPVPHETGLNWMKRNTDIIRKRDYPKTYSIS from the coding sequence ATGATAAATAAAGACCGCAAAGAAAATATAAGCCGAAGAACCTTTATGAAAAGCGCAACGGCCGCCGCGTTTGCCGCTCCCGCGCTGTTCTATCCTTCCAATGCCTGCGGCCGGGCCAAAGCCTCTTCGCCGAATATAATCTTCATTCATGTTGATCAGATGAGCCTTCTGGATTCAATCGCCGCATTCGGGGCGGAGTTTACCTCTACGCCCGCCATCGACCGGATTGTCCGCAACGGCACATCGTTTATGCAGTCCTATTCGACTGATCCGGTATGTTGTCCGGCAAGGGCGGGCTGGTGGACGGGTACATACCCCTCTGAGAACGGCATCGTAGTCAACAATACTCCCTGCCATCAGGACACCCCCGATCTCTCAAGGCTGCTTCAGCAGGCCGGCTATAACACCTACTACACCGGTAAGTGGCATGTTCCCGGCAAGAACGTGCGGCAGCTTTTCCACGTCATTCACGAGGGCAGCTGGTGGGGCGAACTGACCGACCAGGAAGTAACCCGAAGCGGACGCGCATTTTTACGCAACTATGACGATAATAAACCGTTTTTCCTGTCATTAGGCTATTTAAACCCGCACGATATCTGTATTACCCCTTCAATTGAATACGCCCGTGCGGAAACGGTAAACGGCAAAAAAGTCCCCCGTTACACAAAAACCGGAGTCTTAAACGACAACGAAATACCCCCGCTGCCGACGGCGCATGAGTATGACCGGCGAGAGCCTACCATTCAGATTGCGACACACCGCGGCTGGATCGACAATCCCAAATTCTCCGAATGGAGCGATGACCTCTGGCGTATGCACAGGTATAATTACCATCGGTTTATAGAAATGGTTGATGCGGAAATCGGACTGCTGCTTGATGAGCTTGAACAGTCGAAATGGCGGGACAACACGCTGATAATCTTCTGCTCCGACCATGGCGAGGGAATGGCACGCCACTGGGGTGTAGGTAAATCCACATTCTATGAAGAGACAGTAAAGGTTCCCTTTGTCGTGGCAGCCTTAGGTGATGTTCTGCGGGTACGCAAAAATGTCAAAGACACCGAGCATCTGGTCTCAGGAATCGATTTCGGCCGGACAGTCTGCGACTACGCAGGCGCTGACGGGGCGAAACTGCCCCACGGCAGGAGTCTGCGGTCTCTGGTAGAACGAGGCAAATCCGACGGCTGGCGGGAGTACGTTTACGCTGAAAGCAGTGTGTATATGCACATGGTAAGCGACGGGCGTTTCAAGTATATCCGCAGTTATGAAGAGAATGAGGGTTTTACCGGCCTGCCGCCGTCAATGCAGACGCACAGGATGGGCGTTGAGCAGCTCTTTGACCTGCAAGAAGACCCCGACGAGCAGCACAACCTTGCCTATGAAAATGCCAGTCAGCCGCTGCTCGAGAAACTTCGCTCTGTTATGGACGAAAAAGAAGCCGCCCGCATACCGCTGCGGCCTGTGCCGCACGAGACCGGCTTGAACTGGATGAAGAGAAATACAGATATAATCCGTAAGAGGGATTACCCAAAAACATATTCGATCAGTTGA